The following are encoded together in the Roseobacter denitrificans OCh 114 genome:
- a CDS encoding xanthine dehydrogenase family protein molybdopterin-binding subunit: MEKFGKSQPVKRVEDVRFLTGEGRYVDDIAPEGALFAFVFRAPVAHAVITGLDVAQARGAPGVHAVLTADDLKAAGITKSMSAQTVKNRDGSMGAAPRRPILAEERMRFVGEPVAFIVAETLDQARDAAELIDLSYEELPAKMDIQAGGAPLHAEAPDNVAFDWGMGDEAATDAAFAAAARTVSLEVPDNRIIVNSLEPRGCFAQWDGERVHVSVGGQGVWAQKSEIAELLNIDAERVRVTNPDTGGGFGMKGFPYPEYVLAAHAAKVVGKPVRWMSERTEAMLTDNAGRDLTSFAEFAFDENHKIIGYRVHTRCNLGAYNSMYAQFIQSQLFSRVLMGVYDVQATWLRVEGIYTNTTYVDAYRGAGRPEAIYVLERLIDRAARTLGVDPLELRRINFIKPDQFPYQNSTGEVYDVGDFDKVLRRAELEADLAGFAARKKADADRGLLRGLGLCYYIESILGDPSEGAKIAFNEDGTVSIYVGTQSTGQGHETVYAQFLSDQTGIPADQIFVVQGDSDQIAQGGGTGGSRSVTVQNTATLATVEVMTTAFTAFLADEMGVPASEISFDDERFRADGSNMTPSMLEVAEMAREKGRDDLLSHEARATLPARSFPNGCHISEVVIDPDTGVVRVDRYTVVDDFGNLINPMLAEGQVHGGVAQGIGQAISEHVVFDEQGQLLTASFMDYAMPRADGVPNIRFTSEPVPSTANIMGMKGCGEAGTVGALAAVANAVQDALWEHGVRQADMPFTPLKVWELLNSEAIAAE; encoded by the coding sequence ATGGAAAAATTTGGCAAATCACAGCCCGTAAAGCGGGTTGAGGATGTTCGTTTTCTCACAGGTGAAGGTCGCTACGTGGATGATATCGCGCCTGAGGGGGCGCTTTTTGCCTTTGTGTTTCGCGCGCCTGTGGCCCATGCGGTGATCACCGGTCTGGATGTGGCGCAGGCGCGCGGCGCGCCGGGCGTGCACGCGGTGCTGACGGCGGATGATCTGAAGGCGGCCGGGATAACCAAGTCGATGTCAGCCCAGACGGTCAAGAACCGCGATGGCAGCATGGGCGCGGCCCCCCGCAGACCGATCCTCGCCGAGGAGCGTATGCGTTTTGTGGGTGAGCCTGTGGCTTTCATCGTGGCAGAAACGCTTGATCAGGCGCGTGATGCGGCGGAATTGATCGACCTGTCCTATGAGGAGTTGCCCGCCAAGATGGATATTCAGGCCGGTGGCGCGCCATTGCACGCCGAGGCCCCTGACAATGTGGCCTTTGACTGGGGCATGGGGGATGAGGCGGCCACGGACGCTGCATTTGCCGCCGCTGCGCGCACCGTATCGCTGGAGGTGCCGGACAATCGCATCATCGTCAATTCGCTTGAGCCGCGCGGATGTTTCGCGCAGTGGGACGGCGAGCGGGTCCACGTTTCCGTGGGCGGGCAGGGCGTCTGGGCGCAGAAATCAGAGATCGCGGAATTGCTGAACATCGACGCAGAGCGTGTGCGCGTCACCAACCCCGATACAGGCGGTGGTTTCGGGATGAAGGGGTTCCCCTATCCGGAATATGTTCTGGCCGCCCATGCCGCCAAGGTTGTGGGCAAGCCTGTGCGCTGGATGTCCGAACGCACCGAGGCGATGCTGACCGATAACGCCGGGCGTGACCTGACGAGCTTTGCCGAATTTGCCTTTGATGAAAACCACAAGATCATCGGATATCGTGTCCACACGCGCTGCAACCTTGGCGCTTACAACAGCATGTATGCGCAGTTCATCCAGAGCCAGCTGTTCAGCCGGGTGCTGATGGGGGTCTATGACGTGCAGGCCACATGGCTGCGGGTCGAGGGGATTTACACCAACACGACCTATGTGGACGCCTATCGCGGCGCAGGGCGACCGGAGGCGATTTACGTGCTGGAGCGGTTGATTGACCGCGCGGCCCGGACCCTCGGTGTGGACCCGCTGGAATTGCGGCGCATCAACTTCATCAAGCCGGATCAGTTCCCCTATCAGAACTCCACCGGTGAGGTTTATGACGTCGGCGATTTCGACAAGGTGCTGCGCCGGGCTGAGCTTGAGGCCGATCTTGCGGGCTTTGCCGCGCGCAAAAAAGCCGATGCGGACCGGGGTCTGCTGCGCGGTCTGGGGCTGTGTTACTATATTGAAAGTATTTTGGGTGATCCTAGTGAAGGCGCAAAGATCGCGTTCAATGAGGATGGCACCGTGAGCATCTATGTCGGCACACAAAGCACAGGACAGGGGCATGAAACCGTCTACGCCCAGTTCCTGAGTGATCAGACCGGGATACCGGCGGATCAGATTTTTGTCGTGCAGGGCGACAGTGATCAGATTGCGCAGGGCGGCGGCACTGGCGGGTCACGCTCCGTTACCGTGCAGAATACGGCGACGCTGGCCACGGTTGAGGTCATGACCACAGCATTCACAGCGTTTCTGGCCGATGAAATGGGTGTGCCAGCCTCCGAGATCAGTTTTGACGATGAACGCTTTCGCGCGGATGGCAGCAATATGACGCCGAGCATGTTGGAAGTGGCGGAGATGGCCCGCGAAAAGGGCCGCGACGATCTGTTGAGCCATGAAGCACGCGCGACCCTGCCTGCGCGCAGTTTCCCCAATGGCTGCCATATATCCGAGGTCGTGATTGATCCCGATACCGGCGTTGTCCGCGTGGACCGCTATACGGTGGTGGATGATTTTGGCAATCTTATCAACCCGATGCTGGCCGAAGGACAGGTGCATGGCGGTGTCGCTCAAGGTATCGGACAGGCGATCAGCGAACATGTGGTCTTTGATGAGCAGGGCCAGTTGCTGACCGCGAGTTTCATGGATTACGCCATGCCGCGGGCGGATGGTGTGCCCAATATTCGCTTTACCTCTGAACCTGTGCCGTCAACGGCGAATATCATGGGGATGAAGGGGTGCGGAGAGGCCGGCACGGTTGGGGCCCTCGCGGCTGTGGCGAATGCGGTTCAGGATGCGCTTTGGGAGCATGGCGTGCGGCAGGCGGATATGCCTTTTACCCCGCTCAAGGTTTGGGAGTTGTTAAACAGTGAGGCTATCGCGGCCGAATAG
- a CDS encoding DUF2235 domain-containing protein, with protein sequence MRRAIWRRPARDFGPRRGPVTHVVILDGTMSSLTPGQETNAGIAYHLCREMGAQLSIYYEPGLQWTDWRSARDVMIGRGINRQIRRAYGYLASRYRPGDRIFLMGYSRGAYAVRSLAGVIDMMGLLRAQVATERNIRDVYRHYECDPKADVARAFSRAKCLQDIEIEMIGVWDTVKALGLNMPVLWRLSEKAHAFHNDALSHNVKAGFHAVALDETRAAYTPVMWNTPDGFEGRVEQLWFPGTHGDIGGQLGGFEEARPLSNIPLVWMLERAQLAGLPLPEGWAKRFPCDPNAPMLGTFRGRGKWFVTRRARVALTDASERMHDSVHLRAAARPAPRRRMAFGRAV encoded by the coding sequence CTGCGCCGGGCGATCTGGCGCCGGCCAGCGCGGGATTTCGGGCCCCGGCGGGGGCCGGTCACACATGTTGTCATTCTGGATGGCACGATGTCGTCGCTCACCCCCGGTCAGGAGACGAACGCCGGGATCGCCTATCATCTGTGCCGCGAGATGGGGGCGCAACTGTCGATTTACTATGAGCCGGGGCTGCAATGGACCGACTGGCGGTCCGCGCGCGATGTGATGATCGGGCGCGGCATCAACCGGCAAATCAGGCGCGCCTATGGCTATCTCGCGTCGCGCTACAGGCCGGGGGACCGCATTTTCCTCATGGGGTATTCGCGCGGGGCCTATGCGGTGCGCAGCCTTGCGGGTGTCATTGACATGATGGGGCTGTTGCGCGCGCAGGTCGCGACGGAGCGGAACATTCGTGATGTCTATCGCCATTACGAATGTGATCCCAAGGCCGATGTGGCGCGCGCCTTTTCCCGGGCCAAGTGTTTGCAAGATATCGAGATCGAGATGATTGGCGTGTGGGATACGGTCAAGGCGCTGGGCCTGAATATGCCCGTGCTGTGGCGGTTGAGCGAAAAGGCGCATGCGTTTCACAACGATGCGCTGAGTCACAACGTCAAGGCGGGGTTTCACGCGGTGGCGCTGGATGAAACGCGCGCGGCCTATACGCCGGTGATGTGGAACACCCCTGACGGTTTCGAGGGCCGGGTGGAGCAGCTTTGGTTTCCCGGGACCCATGGCGATATCGGCGGGCAGCTGGGCGGGTTCGAGGAGGCGCGGCCCCTGTCCAACATCCCGCTGGTCTGGATGCTGGAGCGTGCGCAGCTGGCCGGGTTGCCGCTGCCCGAGGGCTGGGCGAAGCGGTTTCCCTGTGATCCGAACGCGCCGATGCTGGGCACCTTTCGCGGGCGCGGCAAGTGGTTCGTGACGCGCCGTGCGCGTGTGGCGCTGACAGATGCGTCCGAGCGGATGCATGACAGCGTGCATTTGCGCGCCGCCGCCCGTCCCGCGCCCCGCCGCAGAATGGCCTTTGGCCGGGCCGTCTAG
- a CDS encoding PaaI family thioesterase, translated as MPYAAQTPDDLLPRSEILGMSGLTFMQRVLKGEIAGAPIAATLNFNLLEVEEGRVRFCGTPEFSAMNPSGAVHGGWYGALLDSALGCAVMTKVPQGSVYTTLEYKVNITRAIPLGMFVHCDALVDHAGRTTSVAHGEIRGAEDGKLYATGSTTCIIMKPG; from the coding sequence ATGCCCTACGCTGCCCAAACCCCTGACGATTTGCTGCCCCGCTCGGAAATCCTAGGCATGTCGGGGCTGACCTTCATGCAGCGCGTGCTCAAGGGAGAGATCGCGGGCGCCCCCATCGCGGCGACGCTCAACTTCAACCTGCTTGAGGTCGAAGAGGGCCGCGTGCGCTTTTGCGGCACACCGGAATTCAGCGCCATGAACCCCAGCGGTGCCGTGCATGGCGGCTGGTATGGGGCCTTGCTCGATTCGGCTCTGGGCTGCGCTGTGATGACCAAAGTGCCGCAGGGTTCGGTCTATACGACGCTGGAATACAAGGTGAACATTACCCGCGCCATTCCCCTCGGCATGTTCGTCCACTGCGATGCCTTGGTGGATCACGCAGGCCGCACCACAAGCGTGGCCCATGGCGAAATTCGCGGTGCCGAGGATGGCAAGCTCTACGCCACCGGCTCAACGACCTGCATCATTATGAAACCGGGCTAA
- the metF gene encoding methylenetetrahydrofolate reductase [NAD(P)H]: MPAPEVSFEVFPPRSIDASFKLWETAQALAPLAPRFFSVTYGAGGTTRDLTHDAAYTLHKSSGLPVAAHLTCVGASKSETLAIAQRFAQAGITDIVALRGDAPEGSNGFTPHPDGFANAVELIDALARSGQFTLRVGAYPEKHPEAASQQANIDWLKAKVDAGACEAITQFFFEADTFLRFRDDCVRAGISVPITPGILPITNWTNARKFAQRCGTSIPAWLDQAFDAAIRDDRHDLLSRALCTELCSDLVGEGVDKLHFYTLNRPELTREICHALGVTQAVTGIKDVA, encoded by the coding sequence ATGCCCGCTCCAGAAGTCTCATTCGAAGTTTTCCCGCCCCGCTCCATTGATGCATCGTTCAAGCTTTGGGAGACTGCGCAGGCGCTTGCCCCTCTGGCGCCACGGTTTTTCTCGGTTACCTATGGCGCGGGCGGCACGACGCGCGACCTGACCCATGATGCGGCCTATACATTGCACAAATCGTCCGGTCTGCCGGTCGCTGCGCATCTGACCTGCGTGGGGGCCTCCAAATCGGAAACACTCGCCATCGCGCAGCGTTTTGCCCAGGCCGGGATCACGGATATCGTCGCTCTGCGCGGCGACGCCCCCGAAGGCAGCAACGGCTTTACCCCTCACCCGGACGGGTTCGCCAACGCGGTGGAGCTGATCGACGCTCTCGCCCGCAGCGGCCAATTCACCCTGCGCGTCGGCGCCTATCCCGAAAAACACCCCGAAGCCGCCAGCCAGCAGGCCAATATCGACTGGCTCAAGGCCAAGGTTGACGCAGGCGCCTGCGAGGCGATCACGCAGTTTTTCTTTGAGGCCGATACCTTCCTGCGGTTTCGCGACGATTGCGTGCGCGCGGGCATCTCGGTGCCGATCACACCCGGCATCCTGCCCATCACCAACTGGACGAATGCCCGCAAATTCGCGCAGCGCTGCGGCACATCTATTCCCGCGTGGCTCGATCAGGCGTTTGACGCGGCCATTCGTGATGACCGGCACGACCTGCTGTCACGCGCGCTGTGCACCGAACTCTGCTCGGATCTGGTGGGTGAGGGCGTCGACAAGCTGCATTTCTACACCCTGAACCGGCCAGAGTTGACGCGCGAAATATGCCATGCCCTCGGTGTCACACAGGCCGTGACAGGCATTAAGGACGTCGCGTAA
- a CDS encoding LysR family transcriptional regulator — translation MHIEFRHLRTIEAIHEAGGLARAAEQLHITQSALSHQIKGLEDQAGVELFVRRSKPLKLSPAGMRLLKLARQVLPQIKALQDEFTGLRAGSTGRMHIAIECHACFEWLFPVLEQFRKAWGEVDVDIRPGLAFDALPALLKEEVDLVVSSDPEDLPGVEFVELFDYAPVFVAASTHALAQKPYVEAGDFRGETLITYPVERSRLDVFSQLLIPAKVEPAAIRQVELTAVILLLVASNRGVAVLPDWVVREVKYSSDYVTRPLTAQGITRRLYAAVRSDDLDKPFMQHLLDLAGEEARKLQSA, via the coding sequence ATGCATATTGAATTTCGCCATCTGCGCACGATCGAGGCGATCCATGAGGCCGGGGGCTTGGCGCGTGCGGCGGAACAGTTGCATATCACGCAATCCGCTTTGAGTCATCAAATCAAGGGCTTGGAGGATCAGGCGGGGGTTGAGCTCTTCGTGCGCCGCTCCAAACCGCTCAAGCTGTCTCCGGCGGGGATGCGCTTGCTGAAACTCGCGCGGCAGGTCTTGCCGCAGATCAAGGCATTGCAGGATGAATTCACCGGCTTGCGCGCGGGCAGCACGGGGCGGATGCATATCGCCATTGAATGCCACGCCTGTTTTGAGTGGCTGTTTCCCGTGCTGGAACAGTTTCGCAAGGCCTGGGGGGAGGTCGACGTGGACATCCGCCCCGGTCTGGCCTTTGATGCGCTGCCCGCGCTGCTGAAGGAGGAAGTCGATCTGGTGGTGTCATCCGACCCCGAAGACCTGCCCGGTGTGGAATTTGTCGAACTCTTTGATTATGCGCCGGTTTTCGTGGCCGCCAGCACCCATGCGCTGGCGCAGAAACCCTATGTCGAGGCGGGCGATTTTCGTGGTGAGACCCTGATCACCTATCCGGTGGAGCGTTCGCGTTTGGATGTGTTCAGCCAGTTGCTTATCCCGGCCAAGGTCGAACCTGCGGCGATCCGGCAGGTGGAACTGACGGCCGTTATCCTGCTGTTGGTGGCGTCCAATCGGGGGGTCGCGGTCTTGCCCGATTGGGTGGTGCGCGAGGTGAAGTATTCATCTGATTATGTCACGCGGCCCCTTACGGCCCAAGGGATCACGCGGCGTCTTTATGCGGCGGTGCGCAGTGATGATCTGGACAAGCCCTTCATGCAGCATTTGCTCGACCTCGCAGGGGAGGAGGCGCGGAAACTGCAGTCGGCGTAA